The Caldicellulosiruptor changbaiensis genome has a segment encoding these proteins:
- the ftsE gene encoding cell division ATP-binding protein FtsE produces MVKFINVSKRYPNGVLALSSVNLTIEKGEFVFIVGSSGAGKSTLVKLLLKEIEPTEGEIIVGEYNLNKLSKREIPYYRRKIGIVFQDFRLLPNKTVYENVEFAMQITGAPSKLIRRQVPFVLSLVGLAHKAKCYPHELSGGEQQRVALARAIVNKPSLLVADEPTGNLDPDTSWEIMRLLEDINKRGTTVLVATHAKEIVDSMRKRVVAIDNGRIVKDQPKGVYSYETSDVQVLLQRWI; encoded by the coding sequence ATGGTAAAGTTTATAAATGTGAGCAAAAGGTATCCTAATGGGGTACTTGCGCTCAGTTCAGTAAACCTGACAATAGAAAAAGGAGAGTTTGTATTTATAGTAGGTTCAAGTGGTGCGGGGAAATCTACGTTGGTTAAACTTCTTTTAAAAGAGATTGAACCAACCGAAGGTGAGATAATCGTTGGAGAGTACAATCTAAATAAACTTTCTAAGAGAGAAATACCTTATTACAGAAGAAAGATTGGCATTGTATTTCAGGATTTTAGGCTTTTACCGAACAAGACTGTGTATGAAAATGTTGAGTTTGCTATGCAAATAACAGGGGCACCTTCAAAGCTTATCAGAAGGCAAGTTCCTTTTGTACTGTCGCTTGTTGGGCTTGCGCACAAGGCAAAATGTTACCCGCACGAACTTTCAGGTGGTGAGCAGCAGCGGGTTGCCTTGGCGCGAGCAATTGTCAACAAGCCTTCGTTGCTAGTTGCTGATGAACCAACTGGAAATCTTGACCCTGATACCTCGTGGGAGATAATGAGACTTTTAGAGGATATAAATAAAAGGGGTACGACAGTTTTAGTTGCAACACATGCAAAAGAGATTGTGGATAGCATGAGAAAAAGAGTTGTTGCAATTGACAACGGCAGGATTGTCAAAGACCAACCTAAAGGGGTTTACAGCTATGAGACTTCAGACGTTCAAGTACTTTTGCAAAGATGGATTTAA
- the ypeB gene encoding germination protein YpeB: MSILGGYKELRERLKSVRLWSIMAVVIGVLVIVALWGVNQYRGKANYHNYLTNMWHRAFFDMVGYVQNIQALLSKVEISSDDRQRAALYTEVWRNAFAAQENLGQLPIENNVALERTAKYLTQVGDLSFSLSKQLMNGKKETKEQRIQLAKLRSYADKLSKNLNELAIEISQGKLRWGEVRTVGTSRFRRISQNVTSSHMLAVEAGFKDYPTLIYDGPFSDHIARQVPRGLPDNVINRDEAKKIALDFLNIKKADMISYLGLSGDKIKTFNFEIIPDRRARDRTITVAVSKKGGKVIWMIDNRATSAPKIGVSRAKENALKFLKSKGFTNMIDTFYLKQDNTALINYIYQQNGVKIYPDMVKVRIALDTGQVVGFDATAYYMSHTNRKIPKPTITEAQARKLVSKNFDIQSVSLSIIPLESGREVFTYEFMGKYDRKYFADYINAITGKEENILEIIKDPNGILSM; this comes from the coding sequence TTGAGTATTTTAGGCGGATATAAGGAATTAAGAGAAAGACTTAAGAGTGTGAGACTTTGGAGTATTATGGCAGTTGTAATTGGAGTTTTAGTGATTGTAGCCCTTTGGGGAGTAAATCAGTATCGAGGTAAAGCAAACTATCACAATTACCTTACTAATATGTGGCACAGGGCCTTTTTTGATATGGTGGGGTATGTTCAAAATATTCAGGCACTTTTGTCAAAGGTTGAAATATCAAGCGATGACAGACAAAGAGCAGCTTTATATACAGAGGTTTGGCGAAATGCCTTTGCTGCACAGGAAAACCTTGGTCAGCTTCCAATAGAAAACAACGTTGCACTTGAGAGGACAGCAAAGTATCTGACCCAGGTTGGTGATTTGAGTTTTTCGCTTTCTAAGCAACTTATGAACGGCAAAAAGGAAACCAAAGAACAAAGAATACAACTTGCAAAACTTCGCAGCTACGCTGATAAGCTCAGTAAAAACTTAAATGAACTTGCAATTGAAATAAGCCAGGGGAAACTTAGATGGGGTGAGGTCAGAACAGTTGGAACGTCAAGGTTTAGAAGGATTAGCCAAAATGTCACCAGTAGCCATATGCTTGCAGTAGAAGCAGGTTTTAAAGACTATCCAACGCTGATATATGATGGGCCTTTTTCTGACCACATTGCAAGGCAGGTACCAAGAGGACTCCCAGATAATGTAATCAATAGAGATGAGGCGAAGAAAATTGCACTTGATTTTTTGAATATCAAAAAAGCTGACATGATTAGCTACTTGGGGCTTTCAGGTGATAAGATTAAAACCTTTAACTTTGAGATAATCCCTGACAGAAGGGCAAGAGATAGAACCATCACAGTAGCAGTTTCTAAAAAAGGTGGTAAAGTTATCTGGATGATAGATAACAGAGCTACTTCTGCACCAAAGATTGGTGTTTCAAGGGCAAAAGAAAATGCTTTGAAATTTTTAAAGAGCAAAGGATTTACCAACATGATAGATACTTTTTATCTAAAACAAGACAACACAGCACTTATAAACTATATCTATCAGCAAAATGGTGTAAAGATATATCCTGACATGGTTAAGGTGCGAATAGCACTTGATACAGGGCAAGTGGTTGGTTTTGACGCAACAGCATATTATATGTCTCATACCAACAGGAAAATTCCAAAACCAACAATAACTGAAGCACAAGCAAGAAAACTTGTGAGCAAGAACTTTGATATTCAGAGTGTGTCACTTAGCATAATTCCACTTGAGTCGGGCAGAGAGGTTTTCACATATGAATTTATGGGAAAATATGACAGAAAATATTTTGCAGACTATATTAATGCGATTACAGGTAAGGAAGAAAATATCTTAGAGATAATAAAAGATCCAAATGGTATTTTATCAATGTAA
- a CDS encoding S41 family peptidase, producing MKKRLNTIAIILITAVATYIFTTYLYFGSPLYTNNLVTNPKLSKVIWLLKKYYYEPKDISDQKLIDGAIDGIAASVNDPYTEYFTKKEFNEFVIQSKGTYFGIGIKIEPGEHYIEVVTSFEGSPAYMAGIKPGDKIIKVNGISLTAKDIDKAASLMRGPKGTPVTVTVLRDGSSKPIDFKIVRDEIKIKTVSSKIFDNTIGYIKITNFDENTPQDFMAAYDKLKSSGCRALIIDLRFNPGGLLESVVDVASNFLKKGELIVYLKDRYNNKQYFKSYKNGDTVTPLVVLTNRYSASASEILAGCLKDQKRAKIVGEKTFGKGVVQQVFELGDGSAIKITVSQYLLPSGAYINKKGIKPDIQVLQPKEYQDKMNVPLNKDLQLKKAIEILKSSI from the coding sequence ATGAAAAAAAGACTCAATACTATAGCAATAATTTTGATAACTGCAGTGGCAACATATATTTTTACAACATATCTTTACTTTGGAAGTCCACTTTATACCAATAATTTGGTAACAAATCCCAAGCTCTCTAAGGTTATCTGGCTTTTAAAAAAGTACTATTATGAACCAAAGGATATTAGCGACCAAAAATTAATAGATGGTGCAATTGATGGGATTGCTGCAAGTGTGAATGACCCTTACACCGAATACTTTACAAAAAAAGAATTTAACGAGTTTGTGATTCAGAGCAAAGGAACATACTTTGGAATTGGTATTAAAATAGAGCCAGGTGAGCATTATATAGAAGTTGTAACCTCTTTTGAGGGCTCGCCTGCATATATGGCAGGTATAAAGCCGGGTGATAAGATTATAAAGGTAAATGGCATTAGTCTAACTGCAAAGGATATTGACAAAGCAGCTAGTCTTATGAGAGGACCCAAAGGCACACCTGTTACTGTTACAGTTCTTCGCGATGGCAGTTCAAAACCAATAGATTTTAAGATAGTTAGAGACGAAATAAAGATAAAGACAGTGAGTAGCAAAATCTTTGATAATACCATAGGGTATATAAAGATAACAAACTTTGACGAAAACACTCCACAAGATTTTATGGCCGCGTATGATAAACTCAAAAGTAGCGGGTGCAGAGCTCTTATTATTGACCTTAGATTTAACCCTGGTGGACTTTTAGAGTCTGTTGTTGATGTTGCAAGCAACTTTCTCAAAAAAGGAGAGCTTATAGTCTATCTTAAGGATAGATATAATAACAAGCAGTATTTTAAATCGTATAAAAATGGAGACACTGTAACACCTCTTGTTGTCTTGACAAATAGATATTCAGCCTCTGCTTCAGAGATTTTAGCCGGATGTTTAAAGGACCAAAAAAGAGCTAAAATTGTAGGTGAGAAGACTTTTGGAAAAGGTGTAGTTCAACAGGTATTTGAACTTGGTGATGGGTCAGCAATAAAGATAACAGTTAGTCAATACTTGCTTCCAAGCGGTGCATATATCAACAAGAAAGGGATAAAACCTGACATTCAGGTTTTACAGCCAAAAGAGTATCAGGACAAAATGAACGTGCCACTGAATAAGGACTTGCAGCTTAAAAAGGCAATTGAAATTCTAAAAAGTAGCATTTGA
- a CDS encoding PucR family transcriptional regulator, with amino-acid sequence MMTQKVIDVLEQAKDIIEDEFGYIEADGRVVYSSNPLSQNRINTVAIDMIKTDTDLEIFEGRTYKVFRTQTDTYVLYINNTEPHAEKLLDMLNLVVMKAKEPASAYDKKLFIKNLLYDNILPGEIYTKARELHIATGATRVVFAIYIPNAKEIKDINVGEILTSIFPKSTKDFIIQLDNNILVFIKELKPGSTDEDAYKVARIILDTLNSELLLKAYIGIGSVVDDIKELSMSYKEAEAALKIGYIFEKDKYIVSYHKLGLGRLIYQMPTKLCEMFLEEVFKDVKLSDFDPELIQTVEMFFECNLNVSETARQLYIHRNTLVYRLDKIERMIGLDLRKFEDAIIFKMAMLVNQYLEYTKGNITF; translated from the coding sequence ATGATGACACAAAAGGTGATTGATGTGTTAGAGCAAGCAAAAGATATCATCGAGGATGAATTCGGATATATAGAAGCTGATGGAAGAGTTGTTTATAGTTCAAACCCACTTTCTCAAAATAGAATCAACACTGTTGCTATTGACATGATAAAAACAGACACAGATCTTGAAATCTTTGAAGGACGCACATATAAGGTTTTTAGAACCCAAACAGACACATATGTACTGTATATAAACAACACAGAACCACATGCTGAAAAGCTTTTGGACATGCTTAACCTTGTTGTGATGAAGGCAAAAGAGCCTGCTTCTGCTTATGATAAGAAATTGTTTATCAAGAATCTATTGTACGATAACATTTTACCAGGTGAAATTTACACAAAAGCAAGAGAACTGCATATCGCAACAGGTGCGACACGGGTTGTTTTTGCTATATATATTCCAAATGCAAAAGAAATCAAAGATATTAATGTTGGAGAGATTTTGACAAGCATCTTTCCAAAGAGCACGAAGGATTTCATTATTCAGCTTGACAATAACATACTTGTGTTCATAAAAGAGTTAAAGCCTGGTTCTACTGATGAGGACGCCTATAAGGTAGCAAGGATTATACTTGATACTCTTAACTCAGAGCTTCTTTTGAAAGCATATATTGGAATTGGCTCAGTTGTTGATGATATAAAAGAACTCTCGATGTCATATAAAGAAGCTGAAGCAGCGCTAAAAATTGGTTATATATTTGAAAAGGACAAATATATAGTAAGCTATCACAAACTTGGGCTTGGAAGGCTCATATACCAAATGCCAACAAAGCTTTGTGAGATGTTCTTAGAAGAAGTCTTCAAGGACGTAAAACTCTCTGACTTTGATCCAGAGCTAATACAGACTGTTGAGATGTTCTTTGAGTGCAACTTAAATGTGTCAGAAACAGCAAGACAGCTTTATATCCACAGGAATACGTTGGTATACAGGCTTGATAAGATTGAAAGAATGATAGGGCTTGATTTGAGAAAGTTTGAGGATGCTATCATCTTTAAGATGGCTATGCTTGTGAATCAATATCTTGAATATACAAAGGGGAATATAACATTTTAG
- the ftsX gene encoding permease-like cell division protein FtsX, protein MRLQTFKYFCKDGFKNIFLNKTMAAASISIVVAALTVVGVFIAIALNLEYISEQIEKTVDIRVILHKGQEDKVPVIEEFLRKNAQVRSYDYISPEMALEDFKKKLGKNSFLLEGLEKDNPLRGYFIVSPVKIEYTKELAKALENLQGVAQVYFPSQTVDKLKRIMKILNILCIALILGLYMVAVFIIANTIKITLFARRREISIMRYIGATNRFISGPFVVEGFIIGILGATFAYAVVLLIYHYSIKYLSQTIAFVDFVNISTYKYKILGLFILTGSMVGILGSLISLRRYLKA, encoded by the coding sequence ATGAGACTTCAGACGTTCAAGTACTTTTGCAAAGATGGATTTAAGAATATATTTTTAAATAAGACCATGGCTGCTGCTTCTATCTCAATAGTGGTAGCAGCCTTAACTGTGGTTGGGGTTTTCATTGCAATTGCGTTGAATTTGGAGTATATTTCAGAGCAAATAGAAAAGACTGTTGATATAAGAGTAATTCTCCATAAAGGTCAAGAAGATAAAGTACCTGTGATAGAAGAGTTTTTGAGAAAGAATGCACAGGTTCGAAGTTATGATTATATAAGTCCTGAAATGGCGCTTGAAGATTTCAAAAAAAAGCTTGGAAAGAATTCTTTTCTTTTGGAGGGACTTGAAAAAGACAATCCTCTTCGGGGTTATTTTATTGTAAGTCCTGTAAAAATAGAATACACAAAAGAGCTTGCAAAAGCATTAGAAAATTTACAAGGAGTTGCTCAGGTTTACTTTCCGTCTCAAACGGTTGATAAGTTAAAGAGGATAATGAAAATACTAAATATCTTGTGTATAGCTTTGATCTTAGGTCTGTACATGGTAGCAGTATTTATAATAGCAAATACAATAAAGATTACCCTTTTTGCAAGAAGGAGAGAAATTTCTATAATGAGATATATTGGTGCAACAAATCGGTTTATAAGCGGTCCTTTTGTTGTTGAAGGCTTTATAATTGGAATACTGGGAGCAACTTTTGCATATGCTGTAGTGCTTTTAATATATCATTACTCGATAAAGTACCTCTCGCAAACAATCGCCTTTGTGGATTTTGTTAATATCTCTACTTATAAGTACAAGATATTAGGATTGTTTATTCTAACTGGAAGCATGGTTGGCATTTTAGGAAGTCTAATTTCGCTAAGAAGATATCTCAAAGCTTAA
- a CDS encoding M23 family metallopeptidase has product MNKKDWKERLINFFDTKGFYIIVVVCLFVIGFSIYTIATTDFTKYEVEEKQDNNVSLNNSDTSNAIPQVGMQEVTKQDKLKNSPATTEKTGNKNVSQRKSEDNTQSIHSSNSAYSSKKNESSLTTKNDAASNANKQQHAQQKANTTAEENQGRNSLGDEIEVINPLVFKPIYPVSGKVIREFSDQSLVYSKTLDEWTEHSGIDIQAEEGSDIKACFDGTVIDLGEDPLYGKYVVIDHSDGYISKYFNLKDLKYVQVGDIVRQGQKIGEVGTSSNIEYMDPPHLHFEILYNGENQNPARFLPQPQ; this is encoded by the coding sequence ATGAATAAAAAGGATTGGAAAGAAAGATTGATAAACTTTTTTGACACCAAAGGATTTTATATAATTGTGGTTGTTTGTCTTTTTGTAATTGGTTTTTCAATTTATACAATTGCAACTACTGATTTTACGAAGTATGAGGTTGAAGAAAAGCAAGATAATAATGTAAGCCTGAACAACAGCGATACCTCTAATGCAATTCCACAAGTTGGTATGCAAGAAGTGACCAAACAAGATAAATTAAAAAATAGCCCTGCAACAACTGAAAAAACAGGAAATAAAAATGTATCTCAAAGGAAATCAGAAGACAATACCCAAAGTATTCATAGCTCAAACTCAGCTTACAGTTCAAAAAAGAATGAAAGTTCTTTAACAACTAAGAATGACGCCGCAAGCAATGCTAATAAACAACAGCATGCACAACAAAAGGCTAATACAACTGCAGAGGAAAATCAGGGAAGAAATAGCTTAGGAGACGAAATAGAAGTAATAAATCCTCTTGTGTTCAAGCCTATATATCCTGTTTCTGGCAAGGTAATCAGAGAGTTTTCTGACCAGTCACTTGTGTACTCTAAAACCTTAGATGAATGGACAGAACATTCAGGCATTGATATTCAAGCAGAAGAAGGTAGCGATATAAAAGCTTGCTTTGACGGCACTGTAATTGACTTGGGCGAAGACCCTCTTTATGGAAAATATGTTGTAATTGACCATAGTGATGGATATATTTCAAAATACTTTAACTTGAAAGATTTAAAATATGTCCAAGTTGGAGACATAGTTAGGCAAGGGCAAAAAATTGGTGAGGTGGGGACAAGCTCTAATATAGAATACATGGACCCACCACATTTACACTTTGAGATTTTATACAACGGTGAGAACCAAAACCCAGCAAGATTTTTGCCACAACCACAATAA
- a CDS encoding MGDG synthase family glycosyltransferase, with translation MNILILSLDAGGGHFAASNALKTAFLQKDPQAKVEIVDTLKIISPILDKLAVGTYLKAIKTVPFIYGLVYDSTDKDPPTRFSKAIYEKFYFAFYKLYNIISELNPDVIIGTHPSPIDMVSQLKKRGNINVPIISIVTDFTIHPYWINEYADYIIVHHENLVYEAVKKGASEKKVIPLGIPINPSFSINYEKKQILSELNLEDNPTILIMGGSLGLGNIEDIVEMVCHICDESYQIIVVTGKNKTLKKSLEERNFGRKVVVFGFISFIDKLMAISDILITKPGGLTCAEALSRKLPMILISPIPGQEERNTFYLINNGAAAYVRNIESFDIVFNQIINNPQRLEHMKLACSFLAKPNSSNDIVEFIKGMVL, from the coding sequence ATGAACATTTTGATACTGAGTCTTGATGCTGGTGGTGGACATTTTGCTGCTTCAAACGCATTGAAAACTGCATTTTTGCAAAAAGATCCCCAAGCCAAAGTTGAAATTGTAGACACCCTTAAGATTATAAGCCCAATATTAGATAAGTTGGCTGTTGGAACATATTTAAAAGCTATTAAAACAGTTCCATTTATATACGGTCTTGTTTATGATTCAACAGACAAAGACCCACCTACACGTTTTAGCAAGGCAATTTATGAAAAATTTTATTTTGCATTTTATAAGCTTTACAACATTATTTCTGAACTAAACCCTGATGTAATAATTGGAACTCATCCGTCACCAATTGATATGGTAAGTCAGCTAAAAAAACGTGGAAACATAAATGTCCCTATAATCAGCATAGTTACAGATTTTACAATACACCCCTATTGGATTAATGAGTATGCAGACTATATAATTGTCCACCATGAGAATTTGGTTTATGAAGCGGTGAAAAAAGGAGCCTCAGAAAAAAAGGTAATACCTCTTGGTATTCCCATTAACCCTTCTTTCTCAATAAATTATGAAAAAAAACAAATCTTATCTGAGCTAAACCTTGAAGACAACCCAACAATCTTAATTATGGGTGGAAGTTTAGGGCTTGGAAATATTGAGGATATAGTTGAAATGGTTTGCCACATATGTGACGAGAGTTATCAAATAATTGTTGTTACTGGGAAAAACAAAACATTAAAGAAATCATTGGAGGAAAGAAATTTTGGAAGAAAGGTAGTTGTATTTGGTTTTATCAGCTTTATAGACAAGCTCATGGCAATAAGTGACATTTTGATTACAAAGCCTGGTGGTCTTACCTGTGCTGAAGCACTTTCTCGTAAACTTCCAATGATTTTGATATCACCAATTCCTGGACAAGAAGAGAGAAATACCTTTTATCTTATAAACAACGGCGCTGCCGCTTATGTAAGAAATATTGAAAGCTTTGATATAGTTTTTAACCAAATAATAAACAATCCTCAAAGGCTTGAACATATGAAACTTGCGTGTTCATTTTTAGCAAAGCCAAATTCATCAAATGACATTGTGGAATTTATAAAGGGAATGGTGCTCTAA
- a CDS encoding cell wall hydrolase encodes MSKLLKKYTIFIILLIIGFLLSIYSAKFIYDIKRANDEKIERRLEKALEKSEKELQQDSLATQASTNYQNKDLYLLARVINGEARGEPYIGQVAIGAVIINRTKHPGFPKTISGVIYQPGAFTAVTDGQINAKLEPTALKAARDALNGWDPTNGCIYYYNPAKTTNKWIWSRKVVLVIGKHRFAK; translated from the coding sequence GTGAGCAAGCTACTAAAAAAATATACCATTTTCATTATCTTATTGATAATAGGATTTCTCTTAAGTATCTACTCTGCAAAGTTTATTTATGATATTAAAAGGGCAAATGATGAAAAAATTGAAAGAAGACTTGAAAAAGCCCTTGAGAAAAGTGAAAAAGAACTGCAGCAGGATTCTCTTGCAACTCAAGCATCAACAAATTATCAAAACAAAGATTTGTATTTATTAGCAAGAGTTATAAATGGTGAAGCAAGAGGTGAGCCATATATTGGTCAGGTAGCAATTGGAGCGGTTATAATCAATAGAACAAAGCATCCGGGTTTTCCAAAGACAATAAGTGGTGTAATTTACCAACCTGGTGCCTTTACGGCTGTAACAGATGGACAAATTAATGCGAAGCTTGAACCCACTGCACTAAAAGCTGCAAGAGATGCGCTAAATGGCTGGGATCCAACGAATGGATGTATTTATTATTACAATCCTGCAAAGACTACAAATAAATGGATATGGAGTAGAAAGGTTGTGCTTGTAATTGGTAAACACAGATTTGCAAAATAG
- a CDS encoding small, acid-soluble spore protein, alpha/beta type — translation MARQKVMSEELKMEIAKELGVYDVVTKYGWGEVKSRDCGNIVRKAIEMAERALKEKQ, via the coding sequence TTGGCAAGGCAAAAAGTTATGTCAGAAGAACTTAAAATGGAGATAGCAAAAGAACTTGGAGTGTACGATGTAGTCACAAAGTATGGTTGGGGAGAGGTAAAATCGCGCGACTGTGGTAACATCGTCAGAAAAGCTATAGAGATGGCAGAAAGAGCCTTGAAAGAAAAGCAATAA
- a CDS encoding PDZ domain-containing protein, producing the protein MFKFFWQIFELTGLNIFSLLFSWNFWVIIILIAFLYKREQEFEQNVLGYNRRTLIYKVIESSIAGLVGGYIVSLIVLFFGIVVDVDSFLYLWYIALILALINPRYLCFSYSAGIISIVSLIFKKPAVDISGILLIVAILHFVESLLIFLDGFRGAIPVVIKRRKKDESTGYLDNHSITGAYLMQRFWAIPMVIIALNFQVSAPTVKINLFEPSWWPLFKPQQVTPTTLLLLTPIVAALGYGDLAVSDEPHVISKKSAFTLSIFSIVLFVLSALSYRIYAFKWIAALFAPIAHESIILFQQKKQKEGKSIFEAEENTIKVLYVEENSVAEKMGIRPGDTLISINGVLIQSENELERIFSDAQIYMWVKVKDKRGKIKELYYQDYENGIRNLGIIVITKNVMPNYEIDTEGYFIFIKSIASKIKRFLFNNKGT; encoded by the coding sequence ATGTTTAAGTTTTTCTGGCAGATATTTGAGCTAACAGGGCTTAACATATTTAGCCTTCTTTTTAGTTGGAATTTCTGGGTAATAATTATTTTAATAGCGTTTTTATACAAAAGAGAGCAAGAATTTGAGCAAAATGTGTTGGGCTATAATCGAAGGACATTAATTTACAAAGTGATTGAGTCGTCTATTGCAGGGCTTGTAGGTGGGTATATAGTGAGCTTAATTGTTCTATTTTTTGGAATAGTGGTTGATGTAGATAGCTTTCTTTATCTTTGGTATATTGCATTGATTCTTGCTCTTATAAATCCAAGGTATCTTTGTTTTTCATATTCAGCAGGAATTATTTCAATAGTATCTTTGATATTTAAAAAACCAGCTGTAGATATTTCTGGGATACTATTAATTGTTGCAATTTTGCATTTTGTTGAGAGTCTTTTAATATTTTTAGACGGTTTTAGAGGAGCAATACCTGTTGTAATAAAACGAAGAAAAAAGGACGAATCTACCGGGTATTTAGATAACCATTCGATTACAGGTGCTTACCTTATGCAAAGGTTTTGGGCTATTCCGATGGTTATTATTGCGCTTAACTTTCAGGTATCTGCACCCACAGTAAAGATTAATTTGTTTGAACCTTCATGGTGGCCTTTGTTCAAACCCCAGCAGGTAACTCCTACTACTTTGCTTCTTTTGACACCTATTGTAGCAGCACTTGGTTATGGCGATTTGGCTGTTTCTGATGAGCCACATGTGATTAGCAAAAAGAGTGCGTTTACCTTAAGTATATTTAGCATTGTACTTTTTGTTTTAAGTGCACTTTCATATAGAATCTATGCTTTTAAATGGATTGCAGCTTTGTTTGCACCTATTGCTCATGAGAGCATAATACTTTTTCAGCAAAAAAAGCAAAAAGAGGGAAAATCAATATTTGAGGCAGAGGAGAATACAATCAAGGTGTTGTATGTTGAAGAAAATAGCGTTGCTGAAAAGATGGGAATTAGACCGGGTGACACATTGATTTCTATAAATGGTGTTTTAATTCAATCAGAAAACGAACTTGAGAGGATATTTTCAGATGCCCAGATTTATATGTGGGTGAAGGTAAAGGATAAAAGAGGGAAAATTAAAGAGCTTTACTATCAGGATTATGAAAATGGGATAAGAAACCTTGGTATAATAGTCATTACCAAAAATGTGATGCCAAACTATGAAATTGACACTGAGGGTTACTTTATATTTATTAAAAGTATAGCCAGCAAAATAAAAAGGTTTTTGTTCAATAATAAAGGAACCTAA
- a CDS encoding murein hydrolase activator EnvC family protein: MVRKLKIVILFLVFVLFFESAISDTLKDYQNKLKSVEKNKKKTQQKITEIKNKQQQVLDQIDDIDREIDKTKSQIDLLKNNILIVENRIKDTQEQLQHEQAKKEAYYQKFKDRIRAIYEMNNVSVSYIEILLDSKNLSDFFTRMYLFNDIIEYDKQILNEYTKSIENIKKKKAELVLLRQDLNNKKAELEKYQNSLIAEQQEKKKLLSDLEKEQDKLENMLDELERVSNELSKKIKEILARQKTKRIYSGGKLLWPLEGYYDISSYFGMRFHPILKKNKMHTGIDIAAPYGTRVLAAADGDVILAGWVSGYGKTIILDNGSGISTLYAHLSSINVSVGQKVKKGECIGNVGSTGYSTGPHLHFEVRINGDVVDPLNYLK; the protein is encoded by the coding sequence TTGGTGAGAAAACTTAAAATTGTAATTTTATTTTTGGTTTTTGTTTTGTTTTTTGAAAGTGCTATATCTGATACACTGAAAGATTATCAGAACAAACTCAAATCTGTTGAGAAAAACAAAAAGAAGACTCAGCAAAAGATTACTGAAATAAAAAATAAACAGCAACAGGTTTTAGATCAGATAGATGATATTGACAGGGAGATTGACAAAACAAAAAGCCAAATTGATTTGTTAAAAAACAATATCCTTATTGTTGAGAACAGGATTAAAGATACCCAAGAGCAACTTCAACATGAGCAGGCAAAAAAGGAGGCATATTACCAAAAGTTCAAAGACAGAATCAGAGCAATATATGAGATGAACAATGTTTCGGTTTCGTACATAGAGATTTTGCTTGACTCGAAAAATTTGTCAGACTTTTTTACAAGAATGTATCTTTTTAACGATATAATTGAGTATGATAAGCAAATACTAAATGAGTATACAAAATCTATTGAGAATATAAAAAAGAAAAAGGCAGAATTAGTTTTGCTAAGACAAGATTTGAATAACAAAAAAGCAGAACTTGAAAAATATCAAAATTCGCTCATTGCTGAGCAACAAGAAAAGAAGAAGCTTTTGTCTGACTTAGAAAAAGAGCAGGACAAGTTAGAAAATATGCTTGATGAACTGGAAAGAGTTTCGAATGAACTTTCCAAAAAGATAAAAGAGATTTTGGCAAGACAAAAGACAAAGCGAATATATTCAGGTGGAAAGCTTTTATGGCCACTTGAGGGTTACTATGATATATCATCATATTTTGGGATGAGATTTCATCCTATTTTGAAAAAGAACAAGATGCATACAGGGATTGACATTGCTGCACCTTATGGTACAAGGGTTTTAGCAGCAGCTGATGGTGATGTGATCTTAGCTGGATGGGTTTCTGGATATGGGAAAACCATTATTTTAGACAATGGAAGTGGTATTAGTACGCTTTATGCTCATCTTTCTTCAATAAATGTCTCTGTTGGGCAAAAGGTGAAGAAAGGCGAATGCATAGGCAATGTTGGTTCAACCGGATATTCAACAGGTCCACACCTTCATTTTGAAGTGAGAATCAACGGCGATGTTGTCGACCCATTGAATTATCTGAAATAA